attgaatgaatgaatgaatgaatgaataaaattgtggtatttgttaagcgcttactatgtgcaaagcactgttctaagcgctgggagatacaaggtgatcaggttgtcccacgtggggctcacagttttaatccccatttgacagatgaggtaactgaggcacagagaagttaagtgacttgcccaaggtcacaaagatgaccagcagcagagctgggattagaacctgtgacctctgactcccatgcctgcgctctttccactgagccacgctgctttctgcgtgaatgaatgaatgcctttcctcctcagatCCGGCAGACAActtctctccccccattcaaagtcttattgaggacacgtctcctccaagaggccttcccaaaactaagccccacttttcctcagctcccactcctttctgcgtctccctgacctgctccctttgctctcccccgagttccccccagctccacaacacttgagtatatatctgtaattttatttatttgtattgatgtctgcctctgcccctctagattgtgagttcattgTAGAccgggaatgtcattgtttgttgttgtattgtactttcccaagcgcttagcccagtgatctgcacacagtaattaaaaataataattattaataataaataaaataaataaaagtaataaatatgattgaatgaatgaatgaatgaacagggctgTGGCAGAGGAATGGCCTTTGGTAGAATTTGAAGGCTGAGTGGGGCGGCGGTGCACCTGACGTGCCAATCTTTGATTATGTGTCTTTCAGGCTCTCTCACGGGAACTGAGGcttgatgggggagaagaggggaagctgATTCCCTGCACCCTAACCCCACCATACGGgccaggatgataataatgactgtggtatttgttaagtgctaactatatgccaaatactgtactaagcactggggtagaaccaggataatcaggtcccacttgaggctcacagaataagtaggagggagaacaggtactgaatgcccattttgcagaggagggaactgaggcacagaaatgttaattgacttgcccaaggtcacacagcaggtaagtggcgagctgggattaaaactcatggcctctaactcccaggaccatgctctttccactaggccacgctgctgcctacTTCCTTTGAAGAAGCTTCCTGTTTCTCtcagtgttctccctccttcttagactatgaatcccatgtgggacggagactgtgtccaaactgattaacttgtacctaccccagtgctacacgcgcaataagtgcttaacaacttacCATAATTCTTGTAATGGAAGACCGTTTTCCAGAAATGCAAAACACTCAAATTGCTGGTGGAATCTGCTTTAATTGATCCAAATCATCTCACCGATGGGGCCTGTGTGAACTCTTACCCCACCTGTGGGTATCTGTGATCTTGGGTGGGAGGCTATACCCTCTTCCCAGTGGCCTTGAGGAGAAACCGAAGGGCAATCCCCAGGACTCTAGGGtagagggaggtgagagaggacagTGGGAGAGCGAGAAAAAGTtcatatgtgaggagggaggggaggcttggGGATGGAGTGTTGGGGACTCATATGAGGTCAGGTTAAGGGGGCCCCTCTCGGGTTCCTTTTTTCTTCAGACTGACTGTCCCCCACTGCCAGAGTTGGGGGTGAGACTTTCTCTCCCATTGTAAAGCTGGGCCGAATGCatggagcactgggagtcaggaaacctgggttctattcagttcctccatctgtaaaatgggcataatatacctcctctccccacctcttagatgGCAAATGCCTTGTGGGACAGAGgcggtgcccaatctgattagcttgcatctaccccagcactttgtacagtgctctggcacatggccattaaaataaaattgttGCGGGAGAAAGAATGTGGCTTTTGTTTTCTAGTAATAACattagctgtggtatttattgagcacttactatgtgtcaagccctgtactaagcactggggtagatacaaggcaatcaggtcggacaaagtccccgtaccacctggggctcacggtctgtctaagaggaagaacagggatttcatctccatttgacagataaggaaactgaagcacatagcacagggaagttaaactgcccacggtcacacagcaggcaagagacaaacccagaattagaacccaggtcctctgactctgactcaggcccgggctgtttccactaggccaggctgccttccTGTGAGTTGATGACTAGCCCTTTATTCCTCCAAAGTGCCACTCGTTATCTTAACTCCTCTTCCTGTGCTTTTGTGTTTCTTGGTAAAGGAGCCAACAGTCACAGAGCCGGAGTATTTTGAAAACTACGATGTGATTCCAAACAGAACAGGAAAGGTCACCGAATAAATACATTGACATGTGCTAAGAAAGGAGATTATGGAAAGACTTGGCTCGGGGTTAGTATAGATCCTAGAACCTGAGCTAGTTTTGATTCCCTCTCAATACCTTTGTTGCTTGGGGATTCTTCTGTATCACTAAGCTTTAATTTCTGTCAAAGCCTTCTCATCACCACTGTGGTGATAAAATCCCTTGCTCCACTTGGGTAAGGGTTATCAGGGCTATTAAACCTTTGACTTACGTCTTTTGAAGAGGGCATTTTGCATTTCATTATGTCAGGAATGTAATTAGAGCTGTtaattaaagaaagaaagaactgtGAAAAAGTCTTTGCATTTTTGATAAGTTTGCTTAGGTTGCTACTGACCTTTGTATGGTGGTGTTTGCCACCACACATTAATTGGTAAATTTTCGTGAGGGGAGTTGATGAATGTGCTCGTCTCTGCAATAAATAAAGGTAGCTGCAGCTGTAATCATGGCCTAGCTAATCTGCACcaaagggatagagaagcagcatggctcagtggaaagagcctgggctttggagtcagaggtcatgagttcaaatcccagctctgccacttgtcagctgtgtgactgtgggcaagtcacttaacttctctgggcctcagttccctcatctgtaaaatggggatgaagactgtgagccccacgtgggacaacctgattcccctgtgtctaccccagcgtttagaacagtgctctgcacatagtaagcgcttaacaaataccaacactgtactGGGTATGCTTTCCTAGGTTTAGTGGCCCCCTTCAATCCTCTGCTGCAGAAAGCTGACTGGCAAAAAGGAGGgggtgtaataatgatggtatccaccccagcacttagtacaatgcctggcacatagtaagcgcttaacaaataccatcattactattattattaattgagctgGTGCTTTTGATTTTCCAGAAACCCCAGGGGGTGAAAGAGTTTATGTTCAGCATATTGCCTACTCTGGACCCTGTACTGTCCACCTTCCACCCAGCTTTTAGCCAACCGCTTGTGCCCTCGGGTTCGGTAGCACACGGATGGATGGTTCTTAACACGggcctctgttctgtctcctgagCAGTTGGGAGCCAGCTCTCAGGATTCTGCAGGGGCTTGTCGCCTGCcaggtttggatgcagaggaggcCGGGGGCCCTCAGCCTTAGCCTGGAGCCTGGCCCAGGGGAGTGGGATGAGTCTCTGGTTGCAGGTGAGTAGATAGAGACcgtggagaagaggcagagagggtcCGGACAGAGGACCAGTGGCCACAGCCCCtctgtcctcctgcccctctgcccggcTTTCTGGGACTGTcctcccccccgctcccgcccAGCCCTGAGACCTCGGAGCCCAAGCCGAGGGTCCGACGGGGACAAAGATACGTGACATGGCTACGTCACTCACCCGCAGCCAACCAGGAATGCGATTCCAGCCCATTTGGCTAAGAATAGGTCTCTGCCTGGTGCAGACAGGAGGGATGCTAGTTGGATGAGAGAGTgaatggggaaggggttgggatgggggtggaggtgaggagaagagggggagatatGTGGGACCTCACTCCTGTTGGTCCCTTATTCCAGGGACATTTGGCTTGCTTTTTGCTCCAGGGCAGAGATGGAGCAGTTCTGGGAGCCCAAAGCCCCATTTCCTCGCAACTCTGAAACCATAGTAACCAACCTCCTCATGTCCcacgtgcagggaatgtgtcgcttcaatattctgtacttcctaggtgcctagtacagttcatcACAAGTGGGCGCTCAACGGAGGATACTGCCActgccactactactactaaatccAACCCTCGCCCCTTCCGACCCCCCCAGGTGGTACCCCCCGATTCCTCCTGGAACATTTCCCACTTTTATTGGAAACTTTAAAGTTCATAACAAAGAAGCAGTGAGAAGAATTCAATTCCAACCAGGGTTCCAACTCCATCCAAATCTTGAACAGCAGCAGCAATTGAGCAAAAAGAGTGAAGATAATTTAGGCTTTGGGAGACTGAAACATAGGTTTCTCCCCAAGGGTAGCCTCCCTTAAATGGGGCAGTTAGCAGCTAATGCTCAGTaatctggagagagaagagagtaaaTTGCTGGGTTAGGGGGTGAGTCACTAACTCCCTCCCAGTTTCCCCTCACCTTCTCACCGAGAATCACCTGATTCTGCCCTAGCCTTGTCCCCATATCTGTGGACAAcctccccccaccaacacacacacaccatgtggaagaaacagagacacagctTCCAAgagaatggcttcttcccttcttcccttcatcAGACAACTTGTCCAAAGCCAGGTTGTTGCCTATCTGTGCGTCTTTTCCTTTTGCTTCCCCTCCCTATTTACCTCATTCATTTTCCCCTCATCCTTTCATTCTGATTGATCCACATCCatgtctgggagggaggaagggaagaaagaggcatGAATCCCACCTGCCCACTCCAGGGTGCTGCCCCCTTGGTCCGGGGGTCAAGGGAGAAAGAACTGGGCTCCCACTCCAGGTCCCTCCTCATGACTCTGCACACCCCAGGTCGCCATTTGGGTGACACTGTGGGGCCAGACCAGCAGTTGTTAGAGAAGGGCGGCAGTGCAGTAACAGGCTCCAGACCGAACTAAATATCGGCAGAGCTGGAGcgttgtccaaccttctctatggcCGGAGACCTGGACACCAGCCAGACGTCACATCCAGCTCTTCCAGGTTCCACCAGTGTCGCTGGTACACACATACCATTGAAATCTCCGTAGGGGGGATAGGAACATAGCTCTGGGGCGGGGAGTTGCTCCTGCTCCTCATCTGAGGAGGATTCCAATGTCAAATCAATGAAACATTCATCTTCCTCTTGGTCATCCTTTTCGTCCTTATTCATGTCCTGCTCCTTAGCCTCCTCTGTTGGCTCTTTAACAATGCCTGGAAGAGAGGCAAGACAGAGACATGAATCTTGCTCCCCCCTTattgggtggtgggagggggaagagaatcggGCTCCCACTCTAGGTCTCTCTCCCCGTGATTgtgcacatcccctgcccccatttGTGTCATGTTGTGAGGACAGCGCCACTGTGGTACCATTGTTGGCCCCGTGAGAGCACAGGTTGTACAGATTCGGGTTGGAGATCTTCTCATCCTCATCTGAGGAGCTCTCCAATGTTAAATCAATAAAAAtctcttcattttcttcctcattCGGTTCCATATTGTtttcattctgatcctccttccaTTTTGCTATCTGCTCATTCACGCctgtgagggagagaaggcagacagGTGAAGCCCACCAGTCCCCCCAGGGTACCGCCCCAGATCCAACAGAGTTGGGCTCCCACTCCAGATCTTTCCTTGCGACCCTGcacaccctccacccccatttgTGTCATGCTGTGAGGAGAGGCCCCCTGCTTACCATTATTGGCCCTGCAGAGGTAGCAGGAACATAagttcttcacctcctcctcatccGAGGAGCTTTCCAATGTTAAATCAATGAAAACGTCTTCATTTTCCTGCTCATTCTCATCCATACTGTCCACCTTCTGATCCGCCTTCCATTTTGCTATCTTCTCTTTCGtgcctgggaaggagagaagataggGAATCCTATCACACaaccggggggcagggggggaaaaggggagcttcccccttgtggggggtgggaggggagagcgagTTGGGCTCCCACTCCAGTTCCTTGCCCGTGACTGTGCACATCGTCCATCCCCATTTGTGTCTCGCTGTAGGGACAGGCCCGCTGTTTACCAGGACTGGCCTTGTAGATGTGACAATACACATTTGGTATGAAGATGTTctcggcttcctcctcctcatccgaGCTTTCCAATGTTAAATCAATAAAAACATTTTCATTGTCATTCACATTCTCATCCATATTGTTCATCTTCGGGGTCACCTTCCATTTTTCTATCTTCAGTTTCACggctggggggagagaagggagactgGTCACCCCTGGGGTGCTGTCCCCTtgtggggggcagaagggggaagggagtcggGGTCCCACTCCAGGTCCCTTCTTGGAACTGTGCACACCCTCCAAACCCATTTGTGACATGCTGTGGGGACAGGCCCACTGTTTACCAGGACTGGCCCTGCACAGGCGACAATTACATGAATCCAGGTTGGAGatgttctcatcctcctcctcatctgagGAGCTTTCCAGTGTTAAATCGATAcaaatcttttcattttcttgcaCATTCTCATCCATATTCTTCACTTCCTTATCCGCCTTCCATCTTGCTATCTTCTCTTTCAtgcctgggagggagagaaggcagacagGTGAAGCCTACCAGCCCATCCCAGGGGAGCTGACCCCTTTTGGAGgacgggagtgggaagagagtggGGGTCCCACTCCATGTCCCTCCCCAGGTCTGTGCACGCCCTCCATCTCCGTTTATGTCATGCTATGGGGACAGGCCCGCTGTTTACCAGGCCTGGCACTGCAGAAGCAACAAAAACACAGATTTGGGATGGAGAGgccctcttcttctttttccatctccacttcctcctccatctccacttcctcctccatctccacttcctcctccatctccacttcctcctccatctcctcttcctcctccatctcctcttcctcctccatctcctcttcctcctcctcatcctcttcctcctcctcatcctcttcctccttctcttcctcctcttcctcctcttcttcttcatcttcttcttcctcttcctcctcttcttcctcttcctccttctcatccgAGGAGCTTTCCAATATTAAATTAATAAAAAATTCTTCATTCTCTTCCACAGTCCTATCTACCTTGTACATTTTCTGGTCCTCATTCCTTTCTGCTACGCCATCATCCATACCTAAAAGGGAGAGATGACAGACAGGTGAATCCCACCAGCCCACCCTGgagcagaagggggaagaaagtcaGGGTATGCCCATCCCCATTCATGTCATTTTGAGATGATGGGgagattctcctcctcttctgaggTTTCCACTGTTAAATCATTAaaaatttcttcttcctccttttttcctgcTTATTCCTGCCTGCCTCATTCACTTTCTGGTCCTCCATTCACTCTGTtatcacctcctccatctcttgagAGGGCCGGGTGACAGAGGCTTGAATCCCACCAGCCCACCTCAGGGTGCTGCCCCTTGGAGGTGGGGCGGAGAATCAAGGGTCCCATTACAGGCCAATCGTTTAAGTTGCCAAAGTCTCCCCAACCCTTGTTTGGAGCCACAAATGTTCCCAGGGAAGAATGGGACACCCAGAACCAACTGCAATCAACATGGCTGCCCCTCATTGGCTCAGTTCCAGAGCTTGCTGCTTTTAATGCTCCCTCCCTTCAGTTTGCCATGTTAGTCCAcgatcaaaatcaatcaatagtatttattgagcatttatactGTGTGGATCAGTgatttaggcacttgggagaatacagtacaatagagtttttagccataatccctgtcctcaaggagtttacagtctagcggggggaacAGACATGAAATCAGTTACTGAAAAGAAgaacaagagaatggaaagatggctcTGTGGATGAGAAAATACTTAAATAGTAGAGCCTATAACTCGGTATGAACAGAAATACTTGGGGAGTTGTGAGTGAGAATGGGCAGAGGTGATTTAAAAGTGATGCGGTAGTTGTTGGGAGGATATTGGGAGGAcctaaggagaagaaaaattcatcTGGGAAGGTCTCAGGGTGGAAATGggtcttcagaagggctttgaaggtgggaagagtgggttCTGGTGGATACGGAgctggagggtgttccaggaaggaggaagggtgtgagcaagggatcagatgggggagaggcaagaaggaggcacagggagtatgttagtttgagaggaatgaagagtgcaagctggggtagaGTGCTGAGAGTGGATAaacaagagagagacagagcaccttaaagctgatggccaagagtttctgcttgatgcagagagggatgggaagccgttggaggtttttgaggagtggggagacatgtgcagAATGGTGCCATAGCAAAAAGACCCTGGAAGCAGAGTGATGAGAGAGTGgatgttggggtgggagggagttggggatgtGAAGGGGAGACTTTGGTGAGTTCATGCCTAAGAGTTTTCTTTTAGTCAACAAAGTCAACAAGGTCATcggggaaaaagagaggagggagaggcgggcaTTGGTCACTTGGGGAATGAGTTAAGGTCTGGAAGAGTCAATGACAGCATTGGAAAGGGAGTCCTCGAAGGAGGAGAAGTAATGTTACTGAGCTACAGGGAGGGTGGATTGGCAGGAAGTGAGAGTGGGTTGGAAGGagcctggatttcctccagcagcactctgtggtaTGGGAGCAGGCCTGGAAGAAGCCTAtcgaggaagaggttaggctggggttgGTGGTGCAAGAACAATGGTGGGCCAGGATGGGGGTGTGAGGGACTTGTGTTCAgcggagagggtggtgttgaggatttgtgcatcaagtgaggggaggttgggaagggagaccaaatggggcacgaTGGCTTGGGCTGATTGGAGATCGCAGGCCTctgtgggaggagaggacagtttgTGGGGAGAAGGAcgtgggagggaagacaggtgaaGAAGCTTTGattggagagagggatttcagagttgaccAAGTTAGTGAGAAATGGTTCAATGCCTGGTTGTTATGAGAAGCAGTCAGTCCAAGCTGGGGCatgggggaggtgaggtggaTCTCTGATCTGGAACGGTCATATTCATTTCAGATAGAgagttgctctcccccacttcaaaatcttattgaaggcacatctcctccaagaagccttgcacatctcctccaagaagccttccctgactaagccctcctctcctcttctcccactcctttctgcaccgctcttactttctccttcattcattctcccttccattcccccagcacatatgtttatatctgcaatttctttatttacctaactatattaatgtctgtctccctctcttgactgtgagctcgttgtgggcaggaatgtgtctgtttgttgttatattgtactcccccaagtgcttagtacagtgctttgcacacattaagtgctcaatgaatacaattgaatgaatgaacaaatgaatgaatgaaagtcttagAATGAGAAGAAATGGGCTGTTGGGAGGTCGCCAGGAACATCCACGTGGAGATGGAGGATTGGtatagggatggaggaggaaagaagaaggagcAAAGAGCATCATCATGGACCGGTGACTGCAGGCCAGAGCGGGGgtatggggctgggggctggaggagtggagggatggaGCATTTCTGTCCCCAACtgaccccagctcctccccattccccatcagTGAGGCCGAACCTCAGCGTGCTGGGCAAAGGGGGAAGAGTCTTTCCACTTGACAGGAGAAAGGATAGTGAATTTCAACCTGAGGGGAGGCTGGGCTCTATCTGATGCTTGATGACATATGCTAATTCACTTAGCCCAGCCTTGTTGATTTACCAGGCACCGAAACCCCAACACTTCAGGGTACAGTCCTCACTGAAGTAGAAAAATGCAGCATGAAATAGAAGCCACCTATCACTCTTTTTTGTAATGATCTCCTTGGAGTTAGATGCAAGGAATTATGGTTTAGTAGAATTTTTAGCCTTGAACCTATAATGTAGCAAGACTTGTATGGCTGAAATAGAATGCTATTTTTCATGAAGTAAATAATGTAATTGAGTCTATGAGGATGTCAGCAGGAGAGTTAAAACCGTCATAGAATAATCCTCAAACCCAAGCAGCTGTATATAGCCTACAGGGTTGTGGGCTCCATTTCCCTCAGGACTTAAATATGTCTACATTCTACCTGATCATTGTTCACTCTATTAACCCtgtcaaaaatatatatatatatattttccagtGTTTCAACGCAAGCCATAGGAATGAAATGTACTCTCCTGAATATGACTCCTTTAAAGGTCAACAAGGGGCAGCGGCATAgtggacacgggcctgggagccagaagttcatgggttctaatccccgccctgccacttgtttgctgtgtgaccttggacaagtcactttactcctctgtgcctcagttacctcatctgtaaaatggggattgagactgtgagccccacatgggacatggactgtgtccaacctgatttgcttgtaccacctaatcgcttaataaattattaatttattaattaataaatcaagcatttattaagtgcttaataaataccataataattattattattatttcttctgttCCTTAGCTGCAgagatcaatcaagcagtcaatcatggtatttattgatcacataccatgtgcagaacgctatactaagtgcttgggagagtacaatagagtaagtagacactattccagccctcaaggagcttatgacatTCCTTTCTCTTCAGATTGCTAGCACTCACCAATCTTTAGTCTATATTTAGTCTATGCGTGGCTTTAATTGGTTCAGGTATTCAAGGTATTGGTGGATGACAGTTTGAAAGACGGTGGCTTTTCCAGTGAGGTCTTAGTTGTGCCCATGCAAATGATTGTAAACAGCTTCCCCCATCAGTGAGACACTAtggggtgatgataatgatgatgatgatgatgatggtatctgttgagtgtttactatatgccaggcaccgtactaagcgctggtgtggatacagcaaatcaagttggacacagtccctgtcccacgtggggctcccagtcgtaatccccattttacagatgagggaattgaggcacagagaagtgaagtgacttgcccaaggtcacacagcagacaaatggtggagccaggactggaacccatgaccttttgactcccaggcccatgctctatccactatgccaagctgcttctcttgtctaagAAAGAGAAGTGTAAAGAAAACTGCATCAGGAAAGCTATATACACAAAGCCCAAAATTTACATTGACAACCTACAGCTAAATACGGACAGAGTTCGGTTACCCAGGCAGCCACTGACCTATGATGAAATGAGACACAAGAAAATGGAGAAGTGAATGGACGCCAGCCCATCCTTTGGGAGTGTGTCCAACAGTGTCCAGCAGTGTAGTAgcaggctccagaccaaactgaaggtcttCAGGGCTGGAGGGCTGTCCATCCTTCTCTATGACCATGAGACCTGGACCACGTACAGCTcaaacaatgctgcatcccagctgaaaacttcAGAGTCAAATGTTGAGGGtattatatgttatttattttcattaatgtctgtctccccctctagactgtaagctcattgtgggcatggaacatgtctgccatctctgttgtactgtactctcccaagtccttagtacggtgctctgcatacagtaagcgcttgataaataccattgaatgattgattgattgattgatagacccgCATGGCACACAActgtgaaaggaagaaagaagcagcactTTTCAAGCAAAAGCTTCCTGAGGAATGAGAGAT
This genomic stretch from Ornithorhynchus anatinus isolate Pmale09 chromosome X1, mOrnAna1.pri.v4, whole genome shotgun sequence harbors:
- the LOC114806388 gene encoding putative leucine-rich repeat-containing protein DDB_G0290503 isoform X1, whose amino-acid sequence is MEEEVEMEKEEEGLSIPNLCFCCFCSARPGMKEKIARWKADKEVKNMDENVQENEKICIDLTLESSSDEEEDENISNLDSCNCRLCRASPAVKLKIEKWKVTPKMNNMDENVNDNENVFIDLTLESSDEEEEAENIFIPNVYCHIYKASPGTKEKIAKWKADQKVDSMDENEQENEDVFIDLTLESSSDEEEVKNLCSCYLCRANNGVNEQIAKWKEDQNENNMEPNEEENEEIFIDLTLESSSDEDEKISNPNLYNLCSHGANNGIVKEPTEEAKEQDMNKDEKDDQEEDECFIDLTLESSSDEEQEQLPAPELCSYPPYGDFNDY
- the LOC114806388 gene encoding glutamic acid-rich protein-like isoform X2, whose amino-acid sequence is MEEEVEMEKEEEGLSIPNLCFCCFCSARPGMKEKIARWKADKEVKNMDENVQENEKICIDLTLESSSDEEEDENISNLDSSVKLKIEKWKVTPKMNNMDENVNDNENVFIDLTLESSDEEEEAENIFIPNVYCHIYKASPGTKEKIAKWKADQKVDSMDENEQENEDVFIDLTLESSSDEEEVKNLCSCYLCRANNGVNEQIAKWKEDQNENNMEPNEEENEEIFIDLTLESSSDEDEKISNPNLYNLCSHGANNGIVKEPTEEAKEQDMNKDEKDDQEEDECFIDLTLESSSDEEQEQLPAPELCSYPPYGDFNDY